One genomic region from Skermania piniformis encodes:
- a CDS encoding cobyrinate a,c-diamide synthase: protein MSARALVLAAPASGSGKTTVATGLIGALRRNGHAVAPFKVGPDYIDPGYHAVAAGRPGRNLDPVLVGSDRIGPLFRHGATGCDLAVVEGVMGLFDGRIDGGEHLDRSGTAAAVGSTAQVAALLGAPVVLVVDARGHSQSLAALLHGFATYDPAVRLAGVILNRVGSDRHEQVLRAACARVGLPVLGAVPRLAELVVPSRHLGLIPAVEHGGAAVAAVATMTELVARHVDLTAVAALAMPVVAGPAWDPVAEVGGSTGAAVGRPVVAIAGGPAFTFGYAEHRELLRAAGAEVVTVDPLREQLPDQVAGLVLPGGFPEAHAAQLAANRRLRGQVAELAERGLPVHAECAGLLYLARTLDAHPMCGVVDADAVFGEQLTLGYRDAVALTDSVLWPAGARVTGHEFHRTRLTEPGGRAWGWSIGTRRSTEGFVRGRTHASYLHTHPAGNPAAVREFTRAAASYAGFGS, encoded by the coding sequence GTGAGTGCTCGGGCGCTGGTGCTCGCCGCGCCGGCATCCGGTAGCGGCAAGACCACCGTGGCCACCGGGCTGATCGGGGCGCTGCGCCGAAACGGCCACGCGGTCGCGCCGTTCAAGGTCGGCCCGGATTACATCGATCCCGGCTACCACGCCGTGGCGGCCGGCCGGCCGGGCCGCAATCTGGATCCGGTCCTGGTCGGATCGGACCGGATCGGACCATTGTTCCGGCACGGCGCGACCGGCTGTGACCTGGCGGTCGTCGAGGGCGTGATGGGGTTGTTCGACGGCCGGATCGACGGCGGCGAGCACCTGGACCGGTCCGGCACGGCCGCGGCTGTCGGTTCCACCGCGCAGGTGGCGGCGTTGCTCGGCGCGCCGGTCGTGCTGGTGGTCGATGCGCGCGGGCACAGCCAGAGTCTGGCTGCCTTGCTCCACGGATTCGCTACCTACGATCCGGCGGTTCGGCTGGCTGGGGTGATCTTGAACCGGGTGGGCAGTGACCGGCACGAGCAGGTGTTGCGAGCCGCCTGTGCGCGGGTCGGGCTTCCGGTGCTGGGTGCCGTACCGCGGCTGGCCGAGCTGGTCGTGCCGTCGCGTCATCTCGGTCTGATCCCGGCGGTCGAACACGGCGGCGCCGCCGTGGCGGCGGTCGCGACGATGACCGAGCTGGTCGCCCGGCACGTCGACCTGACCGCGGTGGCCGCCCTGGCGATGCCGGTCGTGGCCGGCCCGGCCTGGGACCCGGTGGCAGAGGTGGGCGGCTCCACCGGTGCCGCGGTCGGTCGGCCGGTCGTCGCGATCGCCGGCGGGCCGGCGTTCACGTTCGGCTATGCCGAGCATCGGGAGCTGCTGCGTGCGGCCGGCGCAGAGGTGGTGACGGTTGATCCGCTGCGCGAGCAGCTACCCGACCAGGTCGCCGGGCTCGTCCTGCCGGGCGGGTTTCCGGAAGCGCATGCCGCGCAGCTGGCCGCCAATCGCCGACTACGCGGGCAGGTCGCCGAGCTGGCCGAGCGCGGTCTGCCGGTGCACGCCGAATGCGCCGGGTTGTTGTACCTGGCGCGAACCCTCGATGCGCACCCGATGTGCGGCGTGGTCGACGCCGATGCGGTGTTCGGTGAGCAGCTCACGCTCGGCTACCGGGATGCGGTGGCGCTCACCGACTCGGTGCTCTGGCCGGCCGGGGCTCGGGTCACCGGACACGAATTCCACCGCACTCGATTGACCGAGCCCGGCGGTCGTGCCTGGGGGTGGTCGATCGGGACCCGGCGATCCACCGAGGGCTTCGTCCGGGGTCGGACGCATGCGTCGTACCTGCATACGCACCCGGCCGGCAACCCGGCGGCAGTGCGGGAATTCACCCGGGCGGCAGCGTCCTACGCCGGGTTCGGATCGTAA